The following coding sequences are from one Coffea arabica cultivar ET-39 chromosome 11e, Coffea Arabica ET-39 HiFi, whole genome shotgun sequence window:
- the LOC113719667 gene encoding kirola, with amino-acid sequence MGLKGKMIGQTNIHGPAGDVFHDAFSKRPHHLATMTPEKVQGFTLLGGDLGTVGSKICWHYTHDGKDRVAKQIIQDINEEKKSIVFKMIEGDLMELYKTFTIIYHVDVLGDKESLITWTLDYEKLKEDTPHPGTLLNFFLHMVEDIESHHIKNP; translated from the exons atggggctcAAAGGTAAAATGATTGGTCAAACTAACATCCATGGCCCTGCTGGAGATGTGTTCCATGATGCCTTCAGCAAAAGACCACACCATCTTGCCACCATGACTCCTGAGAAAGTTCAAGGGTTTACTTTGCTTGGTGGTGATCTTGGAACTGTTGGATCCAAAATCTGCTGGCACTATACCCATG ACGGGAAAGATAGGGTGGCAAAGCAGATTATTCAAGacataaatgaagaaaagaaatcaatcgTATTTAAGATGATTGAAGGAGATCTGATGGAGCTGTACAAGACCTTCACTATCATATACCATGTTGATGTTCTTGGTGACAAAGAAAGTTTGATTACATGGACTCTCGACTATGAGAAGCTGAAGGAAGATACCCCACATCCAGGAACCTTGCTCAACTTTTTCCTTCACATGGTTGAAGACATTGAATCTCATCATATCAAAAATCCTTGA
- the LOC113718556 gene encoding MLP-like protein 34, which translates to MQTVEAVDKKNQWITYDLSEENLMKMYITLKITLQVTSNDEKSFLKWTCLYETRDTDVPAPDALKGFASEITSLIDAHWYSHTVDFNVCLFDQSVRKMHKTLKITFQIIPKHGKNFLKWTYIYEKMNADVPPPDALKGFASEITSIVDARYLEMNNKSHGVQA; encoded by the exons ATGCAAACTGTGGAAGCTGTAGACAAGAAGAACCAGTGGATCACTTACGATTTATCCGAGGAGAATCTTATGAAAATGTACATCACCTTGAAAATCACCCTCCAAGTTACTTCAAATGATGAAAAGAGTTTCTTGAAGTGGACGTGCTTATATGAGACGAGGGATACTGATGTTCCTGCTCCTGATGCATTGAAAGGCTTTGCTAGTGAAATTACCAGCTTAATTGATGCACATT GGTATAGCCATACCGTAGATTTCAATGTATGTTTGTTTGATCAAAGTGTAAGGAAG ATGCACAAAACCTTGAAAATCACTTTCCAAATTATTCCAAAACATGGAAAGAATTTCTTGAAGTGGACATACATATATGAGAAGATGAATGCTGATGTTCCACCTCCTGATGCATTGAAGGGCTTTGCTAGCGAAATTACCAGCATAGTTGATGCACGTTATCTGGAGATGAATAACAAAAGCCATGGGGTTCAAGCTTGA
- the LOC113718557 gene encoding uncharacterized protein: MAIKLDMAKAYDRVEWHFLQAMMQKMGFCPQWINWITSCMKSVTYSFNCNGEIKGFVTPGRGIRQGDPLSPYLFLIRSEGFSSLLRKAEGRNEIKGLRISRQGPIITHLFFADDSLIFCKASIHQANEIMKLLKTYEEASGQLINLDKSAIFFSKNMNLEQRKEICSALGGMVEMTQEKYLGLPMVITRTKDQVFGFIRDNIRRKLQDWKNKLLSTASKEVMLKVVSMAMPTYAMFCFNCQGSCAKTLLHLWLTTGARSLVEKGVIKRIGNGKSTNIWEYKWIPGSSSGKPSTPRPLNSSLKIVHELIIQKRWDRNTIFRVFNQSDGERILSIPISSIGREDSYFWQHNAGGCYSVSSGYKLLMEENNSTEKAKLGKAGPSIMEESQQLKQIWNTLWKLNIKHKIKLFIWKCIKGALPVREAIFRRTGMGDSICRACGESQEIVEHLLLNCPNTLDIWKVTPIQWDGARDQQGDFKRWWSKISEAKTRLEGAQHIGLTANILQVWKERNKKDFENQNRCPPVKTMNKAQKEWMKQEKQGKTKDSMSTGEIAVNQTVHQQEHEDEGIIILEVNTTSQQRQPSFGVGAIARTYQHTRIVEWALKERTLGTKILDDAVAVKLVLSKAMEQHWDRIKILFHNKELLRQLRHQSSSESRLATLVDDITELQKMFCMCSFELVSEENMTNCKRLSFYALGILVNEEWYFPQCT, encoded by the exons ATGGCAATCAAGTTGGACATGGCTAAAGCCTATGATAGAGTGGAGTGGCATTTTTTGCAGGCAATGATGCAGAAGATGGGATTCTGTCCACAATGGATCAATTGGATTACTAGTTGTATGAAGTCTGTCACTTACTCTTTCAACTGCAATGGAGAAATCAAAGGCTTTGTTACACCAGGGAGAGGAATAAGGCAGGGAGATCCCTTGTCTCCCTACCTTTTCTTAATCCGTTCAGAAGGTTTCTCAAGCCTGTTGAGAAAAGCAGAAGGaagaaatgagataaaagggctGAGAATTAGTAGGCAAGGGCCTATCATTACTCATCTCTTCTTTGCAGATGACTCACTCATTTTCTGTAAAGCCAGTATTCATCAGGCCAATGAAATTATGAAGCTCCTCAAAACGTATGAAGAGGCATCAGGTCAGCTGATCAATTTAGATAAATCAGCTatattttttagcaaaaacaTGAATCTGGAACAAAGGAAGGAAATATGCAGTGCTCTGGGTGGAATGGTAGAAATGACACAAGAGAAATATTTAGGTCTCCCAATGGTGATAACAAGAACAAAGGATCAGGTGTTTGGGTTCATCAGAGACAACATAAGAAGAAAGCTTCAGGATTGGAAAAATAAGTTACTAAGTACTGCAAGTAAGGAGGTAATGCTGAAGGTAGTCTCTATGGCAATGCCTACATATGCCATGTTCTGCTTTAACTGTCAAGGAAGCTGTGCAAAGACATTACTGCATCTATGGCTAACTACTG GAGCCAGAAGCTTAGTTGAAAAAGGTGTGATCAAGAGGATTGGCAATGGGAAAAGCACAAACATTTGGGAGTATAAATGGATTCCAGGATCATCTTCTGGTAAGCCTTCTACCCCAAGACCTCTTAACAGCTCACTAAAGATAGTACACGAGCTTATCATTCAGAAAAGATGGGACAGGAACACCATTTTTAGAGTTTTTAACCAAAGTGATGGAGAGAGGATTTTAAGCATCCCTATCAGTTCAATAGGTAGGGAGGATAGCTATTTTTGGCAACACAATGCAGGAGGTTGTTATTCTGTAAGTTCTGGATACAAACTTTTGATGGAAGAAAATAACAGTACTGAGAAGGCAAAATTAGGAAAAGCTGGTCCAAGCATAATGGAAGAAAGCCAACAACTGAAACAAATATGGAATACTCTTTGGAAGCTTAACATAAAACATAAGATTAAGCTGTTTATATGGAAGTGCATCAAAGGGGCATTGCCAGTCAGAGAAGCAATCTTCAGAAGGACAGGAATGGGAGATTCAATATGTAGAGCTTGTGGGGAGAGCCAGGAAATAGTGGAACATCTACTATTAAACTGCCCAAATACCTTGGATATATGGAAAGTGACCCCAATACAATGGGATGGAGCTAGAGATCAACAAGGAGACTTCAAACGATGGTGGAGCAAAATATCAGAGGCAAAGACAAGACTAGAAGGGGCACAGCATATTGGACTGACTGCAAATATTCTGCAAGtgtggaaagaaagaaataagaagGATTTTGAAAATCAAAACAGATGTCCACCGGTGAAGACAATGAACAAGGCTCAGAAGGAGTGGATGAAACAAGAGAAACAAGGAAAAACTAAGGACAGCATGAGCACAGGAGAAATAGCTGTCAACCAAACAGTACATCAGCAGGAGCATGAAGATGAGGGGATCATAATACTGGAAGTGAATACAACAAGCCAGCAAAGACAGCCTTCATTTGGAGTTGGAGCCATAGCTAGGACATACCAGCACACAAGGATTGTAGAATGGGCACTAAAGGAGAGAACACTCGGAACGAAGATCCTTGATGATGCGGTAGCAGTTAAACTGGTCTTAAGTAAAGCTATGGAGCAACATTGGGACAGGATCAAAATCCTTTTCCACAACAAAGAATTACTGAGACAGTTAAGGCATCAGAGCTCCTCAGAAAGCCGTTTAGCAACATTGGTTGATGATATTACTGAATTGCAGAAGATGTTTTGCATGTGCTCTTTTGAGCTGGTTAGTGAAGAAAATATGACAAATTGTAAAAGACTTAGTTTTTATGCCTTAGGCATTCTTGTGAATGAGGAATGGTACTTTCCTCAGTGCACTTGA
- the LOC113718834 gene encoding uncharacterized protein translates to MASTQSQSLQGLISKTNFPSLPINKPILHNTNFKISFPFPSRKSLPRVESSSTVKYNEVVVDEEMDKIRRLQNGSDVRGVALEGEKGRTVDLTPPAVEAIAESFGEWVVERLEKEKTNGSVENVRVSLGRDPRISGASLSAAVFAGLARAGCLAFDMGLATTPACFMSTLLPPFMYDASIMMTASHLPYTRNGLKLFTKKGGLTSLDVEEICYRAARKYANRLAKVSTALRNPPKRVDFMSTYAKHLRDIIKERVNHPLHYDTPLQGFQIIVNAGNGSGGFFTYDVLDRLGADTFGSLHLNPDGMFPNHIPNPEDKTAMALTRAAVLENKADLGIVFDTDVDRSGVVDSSGNPINGDKLIALMSAIVLKEHPGTTIVTDARTSMALTRFITDRGGQHCLYRVGYRNVIDKGVQLNKDGMETHLMMEITGHGALKENHFLDDGAYMVVKIIIEMVRMKLEGSGDGIGSLIKDLEGPLESAELRMNVISEPRFAKAKAIEAIETFRNYVEEGQLPGWDLDSCGECWVSDGCLVDTNDTPAAVDAHMYRAKVSDKDNAELGWVHLRQSIHNPNIAVNLQSNVPGGCQLMSRDLRDKFLLASGMDRILDISQIDKYARSGSV, encoded by the exons TCCATCACTTCCAATAAATAAACCAATATTGCACAATACAAATTTCAAGATTTCATTCCCATTTCCCTCTAGAAAATCTTTACCACGCGTCGAATCTTCCAGCACTGTAAAGTACAATGAAGTTGTGGTGGATGAAGAAATGGATAAAATTAGAAGACTGCAAAATGGCTCGGATGTTCGTGGGGTGGCTCTAGAAGGCGAAAAGGGGAGGACGGTCGACCTAACGCCTCCCGCCGTGGAGGCGATCGCAGAGAGTTTTGGTGAATGGGTTGTGGAGAGATTGGAGAAGGAGAAAACAAATGGAAGTGTGGAAAATGTTAGGGTGTCACTTGGACGTGACCCTAGAATTTCAGGTGCATCCTTAAGTGCTGCTGTTTTTGCTGGTCTTGCTCGTGCTGGTTGTCTGGCTTTTGATATGGGGCTTGCAACTACACCGGCTTGCTTCATGAGTACATTGTTGCCTCCATTTATGTATGATGCTTCCATAATG ATGACAGCTTCTCATTTGCCATACACCCGGAATGGTCTGAAACTTTTCACCAAGAAAGGAGGCCTGACATCGCTGGATGTGGAGGAAATATGCTACAGAGCCGCCCGGAAATATGCTAATAGACTTGCAAAAGTGTCAACTGCTCTACGGAATCCACCAAAAAGAGTGGATTTCATGAGCACTTATGCAAAACACCTCAGAGATATCATCAAGGAAAGAGTTAATCATCCCTTGCATTATGACACTCCTCTCCAAGGATTTCAG ATAATTGTGAATGCTGGAAATGGATCAGGAGGGTTCTTTACATACGATGTCTTAGACAGGCTAGGAGCAGACACATTCGGTTCTCTACACCTCAATCCAGATGGAATGTTCCCTAACCACATTCCTAACCCTGAGGACAAAACTGCCATGGCCTTAACAAGGGCTGCAGTTCTTGAAAACAAAGCTGATCTTGGCATAGTTTTCGACACCGATGTTGATCGAAGCGGCGTCGTTGACAGCTCTGGCAACCCCATAAATGGTGACAAACTCATAGCACTGATGTCTGCCATTGTCCTGAAAGAGCATCCTGGAACTACAATTGTGACTGATGCACGTACAAGCATGGCCCTGACTAGATTCATCACTGACAGAGGAGGTCAGCATTGCCTGTATCGAGTTGGATATAGAAATGTGATTGATAAAGGAGTTCAGCTTAATAAGGATGGGATGGAGACTCATCTGATGATGGAAATTACTGGCCATGGTGCTCTCAAAGAAAACCATTTCCTTGATGATG GTGCTTATATGGTTGTGAAGATCATCATTGAGATGGTAAGAATGAAGCTTGAGGGCTCAGGTGATGGAATAGGTAGTCTTATTAAAGATCTTGAAGGGCCCCTGGAATCAGCAGAGCTTAGGATGAATGTCATTTCTGAGCCAAGGTTTGCAAAAGCCAAAGCCATTGAGGCCATTGAAACATTCAGAAACTACGTTGAG GAAGGTCAGTTGCCAGGCTGGGATTTAGACTCTTGTGGAGAGTGTTGGGTAAGTGATGGCTGCCTTGTGGACACCAACGACACTCCAGCAGCTGTTGATGCCCACATGTACAG GGCCAAAGTTTCTGACAAGGACAATGCAGAACTTGGATGGGTACATCTTAGACAGAGCATTCACAATCCAAATATAGCTGTGAATTTGCAATCCAACGTACCAGGAGGTTGCCAATTGATGTCAAGAGACCTCAGGGACAA GTTTCTTTTGGCAAGTGGGATGGATAGAATTCTCGATATCAGTCAGATTGACAAGTATGCCAGAAGCGGAAGTGTTTGA